A single genomic interval of Bacteroidota bacterium harbors:
- a CDS encoding diacylglycerol kinase produces MRNKFLNTGQGGYHPFRKLKVCFSGLRYAVLYDFSVAYKVILSILLLAVCFYFRQWMDFISVLAATGLMLICEMFNTTIEALCDFVETQQNEKIRVIKDIAAAATGISIVIWAVVMVKELGQLWSFVI; encoded by the coding sequence ATGCGTAACAAGTTTCTCAATACCGGCCAGGGTGGCTACCACCCTTTTAGAAAATTGAAGGTCTGTTTTTCAGGTCTACGCTATGCGGTTTTATATGACTTCAGCGTGGCCTATAAAGTCATACTTTCAATTCTGCTTTTGGCCGTCTGTTTTTATTTTCGCCAATGGATGGATTTCATCTCTGTATTGGCTGCCACCGGTCTGATGTTAATTTGCGAAATGTTTAACACCACCATTGAAGCTCTCTGCGATTTCGTGGAAACGCAGCAAAATGAGAAAATACGTGTCATAAAGGATATTGCCGCAGCGGCCACGGGGATAAGTATCGTGATTTGGGCAGTGGTCATGGTAAAGGAGTTAGGCCAATTATGGTCATTCGTTATATAG